From Melitaea cinxia chromosome 30, ilMelCinx1.1, whole genome shotgun sequence, one genomic window encodes:
- the LOC123668285 gene encoding kinesin-like protein KIF23 — protein MKSAKSKQRLNEMRTPARSKQNLNQGERDPVQVFCRLRPMQRDTDISCIKIISPTTVLMSPPASAISYRNEGNRTMKYTFKEVFPPEANQQEVFDKVALPLVEGLIKGKNGLLFTYGVTGSGKTFTMTGEPLNCGILPRCLNIIFKSINELQAHKYIFKPDKMNMFDIQSEAEAMLERQQELHKFKSGKKNNSNPDLAMSDTDLTKIEGVNEDNQYAVFVTYVEIYNNSVFDLLEDGPAICKNLPVKIIREDAAHNMYVHGVTEIEIKSAEEAFDAFYLGLKRKRMAHTTLNAESSRSHSVFTIRLVQAPVDEMGEAVIQNKKFLSISQLSLVDLAGSERTNRTKNTGQRLREAGNINKSLMTLRTCMEALRENQINGTNNMVPYRESKITHLFKNFFEGEGQVRMVVCANPRAEDYDETLQVMRFAEMAAEVEVAKPQITDVAATIGLMSGRRKANRLFNTARDNIIRPEAKDLELDLGLVYSLGPDFPSLELNSSQASHIIKELMAHLEMRINRRETLKRSKAIKDERLRSALLELEKESLEVRSENASLRGQLASAERRVRALEERLTATENASLSHQRKLAEMTEYTSSLKRDLQEKELLLSQNKLDKEKQKKILERRYHHKIAAEHEKAKEINSEKERLRNAIEEKENRLRIIAEALNGDRGDNVDSHKHTGEMGAQTSVRDFTPGSTPRALPAHLLTPFSSAPQTRETRDTPASSRRGVAIANPRHRRSLSADGKGWVEHAPNKIVPMGTVMKPNINNSKFVNKLTNVKDIANSKSSKYCLISQEQDTDGELETKLYKGDIVPTCGGGAQVIFNDVEMLKQFSPTKERESSRRTSGNCARHSAKRRETGSSPPQTPSNTSKKQRVDDE, from the coding sequence ATGAAATCCGCAAAATCGAAACAGAGACTAAACGAAATGCGGACTCCGGCGAGAAGTAAACAAAACTTAAATCAGGGCGAACGAGATCCTGTTCAAGTTTTCTGTCGATTGCGACCTATGCAACGAGATACAGATATatcatgtataaaaataatatcgccTACAACTGTGCTGATGTCACCTCCAGCGTCAGCGATAAGCTACAGGAATGAAGGTAATAGAACTATGAAGTATACATTCAAAGAAGTGTTCCCGCCAGAAGCGAATCAACAAGAAGTTTTCGATAAAGTCGCTTTACCATTAGTGGAAGGTTTGATTAAAGGTAAAAATGGTTTATTATTCACATATGGTGTAACAGGCAGCGGAAAGACGTTCACAATGACAGGCGAACCCCTAAACTGTGGTATTTTGCCACGAtgtttgaatattatattcaaaagtaTAAACGAACTCCAGGCgcataaatatatctttaaaccTGATAAAATGAACATGTTCGATATTCAATCTGAAGCAGAAGCTATGCTGGAGAGGCAGCAGGAGTTACACAAGTTCAAaagtggtaaaaaaaataattcaaacccCGATTTAGCTATGTCAGATACCGATTTAACTAAAATTGAAGGTGTGAACGAAGACAATCAGTATGCTGTGTTCGTTACATACGtagaaatttacaataatagcGTTTTTGATTTGTTGGAAGATGGACCGgcaatttgtaaaaatttacctGTAAAAATTATTAGAGAAGACGCAGCACATAACATGTATGTGCATGGCGTAACTGAAATAGAAATTAAGTCGGCAGAGGAAGCATTTGATGCTTTCTATTTGGGTTTGAAACGTAAACGAATGGCTCACACAACTCTCAATGCAGAATCGAGTAGAAGTCATTCCGTTTTCACAATCAGGTTGGTGCAGGCACCAGTTGATGAGATGGGCGAGGCTGTGATACAAAATAAGAAGTTCCTATCTATTAGTCAGCTCAGTCTTGTTGATTTAGCTGGAAGTGAACGAACAAACAGAACTAAAAATACTGGACAGAGGTTAAGAGAGGCGGGGAATATTAACAAGTCATTAATGACATTAAGAACTTGCATGGAAGCTTTACGAGAGAATCAGATCAATGGTACAAATAACATGGTGCCGTACAGAGAATCTAAAATTACACATTTGTTCAAAAACTTCTTTGAAGGAGAGGGTCAAGTTAGGATGGTCGTTTGTGCAAATCCAAGAGCCGAAGATTATGATGAGACCCTCCAAGTTATGCGGTTCGCTGAAATGGCAGCGGAGGTTGAGGTTGCAAAACCACAAATCACAGATGTTGCTGCTACCATTGGTTTAATGTCTGGTCGTAGAAAAGCTAACAGGCTATTTAACACAGCTAGAGACAACATCATTAGACCCGAAGCTAAGGATCTGGAACTGGATTTAGGGCTTGTTTACAGCCTCGGCCCTGACTTTCCTAGTCTGGAACTAAATAGCTCTCAAGCATCACATATCATTAAAGAGCTGATGGCACATTTGGAAATGAGGATTAACCGTAGGGAGACACTAAAAAGAAGCAAGGCTATTAAGGATGAAAGATTAAGGTCTGCTCTATTAGAGTTAGAGAAAGAGTCTTTAGAAGTAAGAAGTGAAAATGCCTCTTTGCGTGGTCAGTTAGCGTCAGCGGAGCGCCGTGTTAGGGCTCTAGAAGAGAGACTTACAGCTACTGAAAATGCGTCACTATCTCATCAGAGAAAATTAGCTGAAATGACTGAATACACATCTTCATTGAAACGTGACTTACAGGAAAAGGAATTACTTCTTAGCCAAAACAAATTGGACAAggagaaacaaaagaaaattctaGAGCGTAGATATCATCACAAAATCGCCGCTGAACATGAGAAAGCCAAGGAAATCAACTCTGAAAAAGAGCGATTACGAAATGCGATTGAAGAGAAGGAAAATCGCTTGAGAATCATAGCGGAGGCTTTAAATGGTGATCGTGGGGATAACGTTGATAGTCACAAACATACAGGAGAGATGGGCGCTCAGACCAGTGTGCGGGATTTTACACCTGGATCTACACCGAGGGCGTTACCAGCACATTTGTTAACGCCTTTCAGCTCTGCACCACAAACGAGAGAAACAAGAGATACTCCAGCATCATCGCGACGTGGAGTCGCCATCGCCAACCCACGTCATAGACGGTCACTTTCCGCAGACGGTAAAGGTTGGGTTGAACACGCACCAAATAAAATCGTTCCAATGGGTACAGTTATGAAGCCAAATATAAACAACAGCAAGTTTGTCAACAAACTGACTAATGTTAAAGACATCGCTAACTCCAAGTCATCGAAATACTGTCTTATTTCCCAAGAACAAGACACAGACGGGGAGCTAGAGACAAAACTGTACAAAGGAGACATTGTACCAACATGTGGTGGAGGTGCTCAAGTTATATTCAACGATGTTGAGATGTTGAAGCAGTTTTCGCCAACAAAAGAACGCGAATCTTCTAGAAGGACATCCGGTAATTGCGCTAGACATTCAGCGAAAAGGCGGGAAACAGGTAGTTCGCCGCCTCAAACACCATCAAACACGAGTAAGAAACAGAGAGTCGACGATGAATAA